One region of Carya illinoinensis cultivar Pawnee chromosome 8, C.illinoinensisPawnee_v1, whole genome shotgun sequence genomic DNA includes:
- the LOC122274686 gene encoding uncharacterized protein LOC122274686, protein MGGCNGGQEDWGSVSPFLELDVRASIKQQFSSLVILEYPVIYVSLPAHSSNFDVVKDTNPVTEKPELKDSESNPSPVGAPFKEEEIEDNNNSLDPRVFELMKHVSSSPMPRSPHYNLRTEKEIDNSSECPLFSRVATSNWSHSTSNSNEAGVSQMMDFDFDQGLIDSYSELIAQINPDDFLDLEFEFAEELDAEGRRELSEALTWRDDFLELKMYLEGEWI, encoded by the exons ATGGGTGGATGTAATGGCGGACAGGAGGATTGG GGCTCCGTATCACCTTTCCTGGAGTTGGACGTGAGGGCCTCAATAAAGCAACAATTTTCCAGTTTAGTTATATTGGAGTATCCTGTAATATATGTCTCTCTCCCTGCACACAGCTCTAATTTTGACGTTGTTAAGGATACCAACCCTGTTACTGAAAAACCAGAGCTAAAAGATTCTGAAAGCAATCCAAGCCCAGTTGGTGCCCCCTTCAAGGAGGAGGAAATAGAAGACAACAATAACTCTTTAGATCCTCGTGTTTTTGAGCTCATGAAACATGTGAGTTCAAGTCCAATGCCTCGATCCCCCCATTACAACTTGAGGACTGAGAAAGAGATAGATAACTCATCAGAATGCCCTTTGTTCTCAAGGGTGGCAACAAGCAACTGGTCACATTCCACCTCCAATTCCAATGAAGCAGGAGTGTCTCAAATGATGGATTTTGACTTTGATCAGGGCTTAATAGATTCGTACTCAGAGCTCATTGCACAAATTAACCCTGATGACTTTCTGGATTTGGAATTTGAGTTTGCTGAAGAGCTAGATGCAGAAGGAAGAAGAGAGCTCTCGGAGGCGTTAACTTGGAGGGATGACTTTCTCGAATTGAAAATGTATTTGGAGGGGGAATGGATCTGA
- the LOC122319302 gene encoding putative receptor protein kinase ZmPK1: MDISTFLLLFLLQTPLSSSKALDILKGSSLSVGKPSDKLVSASGEFSVGFFPVGDNAFCFSIWLTISSVPTVVWMANRDDPVERGSAISLSKDGKLILRNSVGNIIWTTKTAALTTSRTSQLQLQLLNTGNLVLHYNSHNGVIWQSFDSPTDTLLPRQTLTSVSSLVSKSRQGDYFSGYYKLSFDNDNVLSLLFQDPTISSLYWPDPSFTDPAENERSRYNNSRAAVLDASGYFWSSDMFEFRATDFPLVLHRRLTLDTDGNLRLYSLQKMNETRDWVVTWQAFSDPCRIHRICGPNSLCSYNHASGRSCNCLRGFKMKDPTDWSYGCIPEFNLSCNQSDESSFVQLAHVEFYGSDSDFLPNVTLQTCQKECLKRCNCKGFQFKFSTDHQDGAGANDCYPKFLLANGRRSPGFEGDLYLRLPKAGLVYNKTTDKEQRLECLYKPVTQQRKTYENQTVKLLLWFATILGGVEVTYIFLVFVFLSRTSKNSDPAAQEYLLTTRFKRFTFSELKRAMQGFRELIGQGAGGAVYKGVLPDQRVAAIKRLNDATQGEAEFLAEVNTVGRLNHMNLIEIWGYCAEGKHRLLVYEYMELGSLAKILSSNTLDWEKRFEIAVGTVKGLAYLHEECLEWVLHCDVKPQNILLDSNYQPKIADFGLSKLRNRGEVDGSSFSKMRGTRGYMAPEWVYNLPITSKVDVYSYGVVLLEMVTGYSPSGMHTSECRGARKYRRRVTLLREEIMNKIAASRESLIEEIVEPSMDGKYGMATLELLVKVALQCVAEDKDDRPTMKQVVEMLLSHKVD; this comes from the coding sequence ATGGATATCTCAAcgttccttcttctttttctcctgcAAACTCCTCTATCTTCATCTAAAGCGCTTGACATTCTCAAAGGCTCATCTCTATCTGTCGGGAAACCAAGCGACAAGTTAGTTTCAGCGAGTGGTGAATTCTCTGTAGGGTTTTTCCCCGTTGGGGATAACGCTTTCTGCTTTTCCATATGGTTAACAATATCCTCGGTTCCCACAGTCGTTTGGATGGCAAACCGAGACGATCCTGTTGAAAGAGGTTCGGCAATCTCACTTTCGAAAGATGGCAAGCTTATCCTCAGAAACTCTGTTGGTAACATCATTTGGACCACTAAAACGGCAGCCTTGACCACATCACGGACCTCCCAATTGCAGCTACAGCTCCTAAACACAGGCAATCTCGTTCTTCATTATAACTCTCATAATGGTGTCATCTGGCAAAGCTTTGATTCACCTACAGATACTCTTCTCCCTCGACAAACACTAACCTCGGTTTCAAGCCTAGTGTCAAAGTCACGCCAAGGTGACTATTTTTCTGGCTACTACAAACTCTCTTTCGACAATGATAATGTCCTCAGCCTGCTTTTCCAAGATCCGACGATATCCAGTCTCTACTGGCCCGATCCATCCTTTACTGACCCTGCAGAAAACGAAAGGTCTAGGTACAACAATAGTAGAGCTGCGGTACTAGACGCGTCGGGCTATTTCTGGTCATCTGACATGTTTGAATTCCGAGCAACAGATTTTCCTCTGGTATTGCACAGACGACTGACTCTTGATACTGACGGCAACCTGCGATTATACAGCCTGCAAAAGATGAATGAGACTAGGGATTGGGTTGTAACATGGCAAGCATTCTCGGATCCATGCAGGATTCATAGAATCTGTGGACCCAATAGTCTGTGTAGTTATAATCATGCTTCTGGTCGGAGCTGCAATTGCCTGCGGGGATTCAAGATGAAAGATCCGACTGACTGGTCTTATGGGTGTATACCAGAATTCAATCTTTCTTGCAATCAAAGTGATGAGTCTAGCTTTGTCCAACTTGCTCATGTCGAGTTCTATGGTTCTGATTCAGACTTCCTACCTAATGTTACCTTACAAACCTGCCAAAAAGAATGCCTGAAACGGTGTAATTGCAAAGGTTTCCAATTTAAATTTAGCACAGATCATCAGGATGGTGCGGGTGCCAATGATTGTTACCCCAAGTTTCTTCTAGCCAACGGACGACGTTCACCCGGTTTCGAAGGAGATTTGTATCTAAGGCTACCCAAAGCTGGTCTTGTTTATAACAAGACGACTGATAAAGAACAAAGGTTAGAATGTTTATACAAACCAGTTACGCAACAAAGAAAAACTTACGAAAATCAGACGGTGAAGCTTTTGCTTTGGTTTGCCACTATCTTGGGTGGTGTAGAGGTTACTTACATTTTCCTAGTGTTTGTTTTCTTGTCAAGGACTAGTAAAAATTCTGATCCAGCTGCACAAGAATACCTCCTGACAACTAGATTCAAAAGATTCACCTTCTCTGAGCTGAAAAGGGCGATGCAGGGTTTCAGGGAACTGATTGGACAAGGAGCAGGAGGGGCAGTATACAAAGGAGTACTACCTGATCAGCGGGTAGCTGCAATCAAGCGCCTCAACGATGCCACCCAAGGAGAAGCAGAGTTCCTAGCAGAAGTAAACACCGTTGGGAGGCTTAATCACATGAACTTGATCGAGATCTGGGGATACTGTGCAGAGGGGAAGCACCGACTTCTAGTGTACGAGTACATGGAGCTTGGATCCTTGGCGAAAATTCTTAGTTCAAATACACTTGATTGGGAAAAAAGGTTTGAAATTGCAGTGGGCACAGTGAAAGGCCTAGCTTATTTGCATGAAGAGTGCCTAGAATGGGTATTACATTGCGATGTGAAGCCTCAGAACATACTCCTGGACTCAAACTATCAACCAAAGATAGCAGATTTTGGCCTGTCTAAACTACGAAATAGAGGTGAGGTTGATGGTTCAAGCTTCTCTAAGATGAGAGGAACCAGAGGTTACATGGCTCCTGAATGGGTTTACAATCTTCCCATCACTTCTAAAGTGGATGTCTATAGTTATGGAGTCGTTTTGTTGGAAATGGTTACTGGATACAGCCCCTCGGGCATGCATACCTCTGAATGCAGAGGAGCGAGAAAGTATAGGAGGCGAGTCACGTTACTGAGGGAGGAAATCATGAATAAAATTGCTGCTTCAAGGGAGTCGTTGATTGAAGAAATCGTAGAACCCAGCATGGATGGAAAATATGGCATGGCTACGTTGGAACTTCTGGTTAAAGTAGCTTTACAGTGCGTGGCCGAAGACAAGGATGATAGACCCACCATGAAGCAGGTTGTAGAGATGCTTCTGTCGCACAAGGTTGATTAA